In Chitinophaga sp. HK235, a single window of DNA contains:
- a CDS encoding TonB-dependent receptor gives MKKESVLIALLCSAQPLLAQQPEDTAHTQLKQIVVSAPRIETAMMRIDLKKIPVNTAQDLLRKVPGLFIAQHAGGGKAEQIFLRGFDCDHGTDVNISADGIPVNIVSHAHGQGYSDLHFLIPETIEGIDFGNGAYYADKGDFNTAGYVNFSTFDHLNNSMIKLEGGAFNTMRLAGMFNLMADKSAAKRNAYIATEYNYTNGPFDVQQQFSRFNIFGKYNQWLNDKDYLSFQLSTFTSGWNASGQIPERAVEQGLISRWGSIDPTEGGNTSRTNAALTFIHHSNAQEYWKSFFFYSRYKFNLYSDFTFFLKDPVNGDEIQQKDDRSIYGFEQQYTRDFTMGNSRLTWQSGVGLRLDDIYDLELNHVYRRDSLLNREAWGSGRETNLHAYTGLTWRIGNWRINPAVRVDQLIFNYQDKLKPASGDPGVTATRVSPKLNLAYASGDVAQWYLKTGMGFHSNDMRVVIAQKGKDILPFSAGADLGVVLKPTPNLLIQPALWYLYLQQEFVYVGDDAVVEPAGKTRRMGVDVSVRYQPLKWLYLDADVNYANAREIGAPKGENYIPLAPVLTSTGGIGVNLPMGFSANLRYRYMKDRPANEDNSLVAKGYFVNDLLLAYTHHQFQFTVQAQNVFNTNWNEAQFETETRLQHESQSVTDLCFTPGTPFYLKAGISVRF, from the coding sequence ATGAAAAAAGAATCAGTACTGATAGCACTGCTGTGTAGTGCGCAGCCGCTGCTGGCTCAACAGCCTGAAGATACTGCGCATACACAGCTGAAACAAATAGTAGTAAGCGCACCCCGCATAGAAACAGCGATGATGCGTATTGACCTGAAAAAAATACCGGTCAACACCGCTCAGGACCTCCTGAGAAAGGTGCCCGGATTGTTTATTGCCCAGCATGCTGGTGGTGGTAAAGCCGAACAGATATTCCTGCGCGGCTTCGACTGTGATCACGGTACCGATGTGAATATTTCAGCTGATGGTATCCCGGTGAATATTGTCTCTCATGCACACGGACAGGGTTATTCCGATCTGCACTTCCTGATACCGGAAACCATTGAAGGTATTGACTTCGGGAACGGCGCCTATTACGCTGATAAAGGTGATTTTAACACTGCCGGTTATGTTAACTTCTCCACCTTTGATCATCTGAATAACAGCATGATCAAACTGGAAGGAGGTGCTTTTAATACCATGCGTCTGGCCGGTATGTTTAACCTGATGGCGGATAAAAGTGCTGCCAAACGCAATGCTTATATCGCTACAGAATACAATTATACCAACGGGCCTTTTGATGTACAGCAACAGTTCAGTCGCTTTAACATATTTGGTAAATACAATCAATGGCTGAATGATAAAGACTACCTTTCCTTTCAGCTCTCCACCTTCACTTCGGGCTGGAACGCTTCGGGCCAGATTCCGGAAAGAGCCGTGGAACAGGGATTGATCAGCCGCTGGGGATCTATTGATCCTACAGAAGGTGGCAATACTTCCCGCACCAACGCTGCACTGACTTTTATCCATCACTCCAATGCACAGGAATACTGGAAGAGTTTCTTTTTTTATAGTCGTTATAAATTCAACCTCTATTCTGATTTTACTTTTTTCCTGAAAGATCCTGTTAATGGAGATGAGATACAGCAGAAGGATGACCGCAGCATCTATGGATTTGAACAACAGTATACCCGTGATTTCACAATGGGCAACAGCCGTTTAACCTGGCAGTCCGGTGTGGGGCTGCGACTGGATGATATATACGATCTGGAACTGAACCATGTATATCGCCGGGATTCCCTGCTGAACCGGGAAGCATGGGGCAGCGGACGCGAGACTAACCTGCATGCCTATACGGGATTGACCTGGCGTATCGGTAACTGGCGCATTAATCCGGCAGTAAGAGTAGATCAGTTGATTTTCAATTATCAGGATAAACTTAAACCGGCTTCCGGTGATCCTGGTGTGACGGCCACCAGGGTAAGCCCCAAACTGAATCTTGCCTATGCCTCCGGTGATGTTGCGCAATGGTATCTTAAAACCGGTATGGGTTTCCACTCCAATGATATGCGTGTAGTGATAGCACAGAAAGGGAAAGACATATTACCTTTTTCGGCTGGTGCGGATCTGGGTGTGGTGCTGAAACCTACGCCTAACCTGCTGATACAGCCCGCGCTCTGGTACCTGTATCTACAGCAGGAGTTTGTATATGTGGGAGATGATGCTGTAGTAGAACCTGCCGGAAAAACAAGAAGAATGGGGGTAGATGTGAGTGTGCGTTATCAGCCGTTAAAATGGCTGTATCTGGATGCGGACGTCAACTATGCGAATGCAAGGGAGATAGGTGCTCCCAAGGGAGAGAACTATATTCCGCTGGCGCCGGTGCTGACCAGCACCGGTGGGATAGGGGTCAACCTGCCGATGGGTTTTTCAGCCAATCTGCGTTACCGCTATATGAAGGACAGGCCAGCTAATGAGGACAACAGCCTTGTTGCCAAAGGCTATTTTGTGAACGACCTCCTGCTGGCCTATACACATCATCAGTTTCAGTTTACAGTACAGGCACAGAACGTGTTTAATACCAACTGGAACGAAGCACAGTTTGAAACAGAAACCAGGTTACAGCATGAATCCCAGTCTGTGACAGATCTGTGTTTTACACCAGGTACACCGTTTTATCTCAAAGCGGGTATCTCCGTGCGTTTTTGA
- a CDS encoding urea transporter, producing MIQRKSSYLPFLRGVGQIMLQNNAWTGVLFLAGIFYDSIIMGAAALLAVITGTLTARLLKYDEADIDAGLYGFSPTLVGVALTFYFNPVPVVWIAVVVGSVAAAMLQHFFIKRKLPGFTFPFILVTWILLYLFHHVFAPGAAVDVVGSMPVKDDFTLATHGFGEVIFQGSVIAGIIFFIAVFVNSPIAALYGVCASLLGAFISLECSEPAPDIHMGLFSFNAVLCAIAFSGNKPRDGIWVLFSVVLSVFIDVWMLQMHMAVLTFPFVAASWITLIVQYLLQKAGLKIKE from the coding sequence GTGATACAAAGGAAATCATCGTATCTCCCCTTCCTGAGGGGAGTGGGGCAGATCATGCTCCAAAACAACGCCTGGACTGGCGTCCTTTTTCTAGCAGGGATCTTCTATGATTCCATCATTATGGGTGCCGCCGCGTTGCTGGCGGTGATTACCGGCACACTCACGGCCAGGTTGCTGAAGTATGATGAGGCAGACATAGATGCCGGGTTGTACGGTTTCAGTCCTACACTGGTAGGTGTCGCACTGACATTTTATTTTAACCCGGTGCCGGTGGTCTGGATTGCCGTAGTGGTGGGTTCTGTGGCTGCCGCGATGTTACAGCACTTTTTTATTAAAAGAAAGCTGCCCGGATTTACGTTTCCGTTTATCCTGGTAACCTGGATACTGCTATACTTATTTCATCATGTGTTTGCGCCGGGAGCCGCGGTGGATGTGGTAGGCAGCATGCCCGTGAAAGATGATTTTACACTGGCCACCCATGGATTTGGGGAAGTGATTTTCCAGGGCAGTGTGATTGCCGGTATTATCTTTTTTATTGCCGTGTTTGTCAATTCACCGATAGCTGCCCTCTACGGCGTATGTGCGTCACTGTTAGGGGCCTTCATTTCACTGGAATGTTCAGAACCAGCTCCGGACATACACATGGGCCTCTTCAGCTTTAATGCTGTATTGTGCGCCATCGCCTTTTCCGGCAACAAACCCCGTGATGGTATATGGGTGCTTTTCTCTGTTGTGTTGTCTGTATTCATTGATGTATGGATGCTGCAGATGCATATGGCCGTTTTAACTTTTCCTTTTGTAGCAGCCTCCTGGATTACCTTGATTGTGCAGTATTTGCTGCAAAAGGCCGGATTGAAGATTAAAGAATAA
- a CDS encoding urease accessory protein UreD, with product MINKLTLTSGYKNGRSWLKDTFYTRPFKVANVGIYKQDPALYLMLMSSSPGILDGDHYEIDIRLEKNSHLQLQSQSYQRLFNMKSGALQQQRITMEEHSVFSYVQHPVVPHENAIFKTHTVVQMADNCHLTLGEIITCGRKHSGEVFRFSKFHSITEIFHRQKLIVKDNLLLQPQLLPMQAVGQMEGYTHQATLLHVNTGVYDMEALPAKLRLLLEHEQDMAFGVSLSGAKCVVVRILGNGGEQLYDCLRRVQRYLWEEAGKAVAAEQLKTVMA from the coding sequence ATGATCAACAAACTAACGTTAACAAGTGGGTATAAAAACGGACGTTCATGGCTCAAAGACACCTTTTATACAAGGCCGTTTAAAGTAGCCAACGTTGGTATATACAAACAGGACCCTGCCTTATACCTGATGCTCATGAGTTCTTCACCCGGCATACTGGACGGAGATCATTATGAAATTGATATACGGCTGGAAAAAAACAGTCATCTGCAACTGCAGTCACAATCCTATCAGCGCCTGTTCAATATGAAGAGCGGTGCACTTCAGCAGCAGCGCATTACCATGGAAGAACACAGCGTTTTCAGTTATGTTCAGCATCCGGTAGTGCCGCATGAAAATGCCATCTTCAAAACACATACAGTGGTGCAGATGGCAGACAACTGCCATCTGACGCTGGGAGAGATCATCACCTGTGGCCGTAAACACTCCGGTGAAGTATTCCGTTTTTCGAAGTTTCACAGCATCACGGAAATATTTCACCGGCAGAAACTGATCGTAAAAGATAACCTGCTGTTGCAGCCACAGCTGTTGCCTATGCAGGCTGTCGGACAAATGGAAGGTTATACACATCAGGCCACTTTGTTGCATGTGAATACCGGCGTATATGATATGGAAGCACTGCCGGCAAAACTCCGGCTGTTGCTGGAACACGAACAGGACATGGCTTTTGGGGTGTCTCTTTCCGGCGCTAAGTGTGTGGTGGTGAGAATACTGGGCAATGGCGGAGAGCAGCTGTATGACTGTCTGCGCAGGGTACAGCGCTATCTATGGGAAGAAGCCGGCAAAGCAGTTGCAGCGGAACAATTAAAAACAGTGATGGCATGA
- the ureG gene encoding urease accessory protein UreG, with amino-acid sequence MSERKYVKIGVAGPVGSGKTALIERLSRALMNTYSMGVITNDIYTKEDAEFLTKNSLLPKERIIGVETGGCPHTAIREDASMNLEAVDEMVARFPEVELILIESGGDNLSATFSPDLADVTIFVIDVAEGDKIPRKGGPGITRSDLLVINKIDLAPYVHADLGVMERDARKMRLGKPFVFTNLMSLEGLDTVIGWIKKYALLEEATEPALVR; translated from the coding sequence ATGAGCGAAAGAAAATATGTAAAGATTGGTGTAGCCGGCCCTGTGGGCTCCGGCAAAACCGCCCTGATAGAAAGATTGTCCCGTGCCCTGATGAACACCTACAGCATGGGAGTGATCACCAATGATATCTACACTAAAGAAGATGCAGAGTTTTTAACCAAAAACAGTCTGTTACCCAAAGAAAGGATCATCGGTGTGGAAACAGGTGGTTGCCCGCATACCGCCATCCGTGAAGATGCCAGTATGAACCTGGAAGCCGTGGATGAAATGGTGGCCCGTTTTCCGGAAGTGGAACTGATCCTCATCGAAAGCGGTGGTGATAACCTGTCTGCTACTTTCAGTCCGGACCTGGCGGATGTGACCATCTTCGTGATTGATGTGGCGGAAGGTGATAAGATCCCCCGTAAAGGCGGTCCTGGTATTACCCGCTCCGACCTGCTGGTGATCAATAAAATAGATCTTGCTCCTTATGTGCATGCAGACCTGGGCGTGATGGAAAGAGATGCCCGCAAAATGCGTCTGGGCAAGCCATTCGTGTTTACCAACCTGATGTCACTGGAAGGTCTTGACACCGTGATCGGATGGATTAAAAAATATGCTTTGCTGGAAGAAGCAACAGAGCCTGCACTGGTAAGATAG
- a CDS encoding urease accessory protein UreF gives MTSNFLGSLLHLSDPTLPIGGYSHSNGLETYVQQGMVNNTATAEEFVRHMLANNLHYNDAAFVCLAYQAAAADDLGALLALDEEVAALKIPREIRQASLKLGIRLMKIFTRHEPYTLAKKFEAATTAKNAEGHYCIAFGMYACLMGIPLQEALYAFYYNAAVGMVTNAVKLVPLSQLDGQDILFRTQRLIQSLIPTTIALDRELVGVCNIGFDIRCMQHELLYSRLYMS, from the coding sequence ATGACATCAAATTTTTTGGGAAGTCTCCTGCATCTCAGTGATCCTACTTTGCCGATAGGTGGCTACTCCCATTCCAACGGCCTTGAAACCTATGTGCAACAGGGGATGGTGAACAATACAGCCACTGCGGAAGAATTTGTCCGGCATATGCTGGCGAACAATCTGCACTACAATGATGCGGCTTTTGTATGCCTGGCTTACCAGGCCGCAGCCGCAGACGACCTTGGCGCTTTGCTGGCACTGGACGAAGAAGTGGCGGCCCTCAAAATACCGAGGGAAATCAGGCAGGCCAGCCTCAAACTGGGCATCCGGCTGATGAAGATCTTCACACGTCATGAGCCTTATACGCTGGCGAAAAAATTTGAGGCGGCCACCACTGCGAAAAACGCAGAAGGTCACTACTGCATCGCCTTCGGTATGTATGCCTGCCTGATGGGCATTCCGCTGCAGGAAGCGCTGTACGCGTTTTATTATAACGCTGCGGTAGGGATGGTCACCAATGCCGTGAAACTAGTGCCACTAAGCCAGCTCGACGGACAAGATATCCTGTTCCGTACACAACGGCTTATACAAAGCCTTATTCCCACTACTATAGCACTGGACCGTGAACTGGTGGGTGTATGCAACATCGGTTTTGATATCCGTTGCATGCAGCATGAACTGTTGTATTCCAGGCTATACATGTCATAG
- the ureE gene encoding urease accessory protein UreE, which produces MIIDKIIGNIDTLPVGGRTIDPLMLEWFETTKRIQRKHTQQGMEIAVRFLKEGQRLHIGDILYMDNEKAVVVDIIPSDAIVVTPRSLLEMGSVCYEIGNKHLPVFIQNDQVLLPFEEPIFRWLQAAGYQTVKEHTKLTNLLNANVQPHSHGSGGGSSLFSKIMNIAAKER; this is translated from the coding sequence ATGATTATCGATAAAATCATCGGCAATATTGACACCCTGCCTGTTGGCGGTCGCACCATCGATCCGCTGATGCTGGAATGGTTTGAAACAACCAAACGTATTCAGCGCAAACATACACAACAGGGCATGGAAATAGCCGTCCGCTTTCTGAAAGAAGGACAACGGCTCCATATCGGGGATATCCTGTATATGGACAATGAAAAAGCGGTGGTAGTAGATATTATCCCCAGCGATGCGATCGTGGTAACACCACGGTCGCTGCTGGAGATGGGAAGTGTATGTTATGAGATCGGCAACAAACACCTGCCCGTGTTTATACAAAACGACCAGGTGCTGCTGCCTTTTGAAGAACCCATCTTCCGCTGGCTGCAGGCGGCCGGCTATCAAACCGTGAAAGAGCATACCAAACTCACCAACCTGTTGAATGCAAACGTACAGCCGCATTCACATGGTAGTGGCGGTGGCAGTTCCCTCTTTTCAAAAATTATGAACATTGCTGCTAAAGAACGATAA
- the ureC gene encoding urease subunit alpha: protein MSLKIDRERYVNMYGPTVGDKVRLGDTDIIVEIEKDFNRYGDESKFGGGKTVRDGMAQSSTATRDQGVLDLVITNVILIDHWGIVKGDLGIKDGKIVGFGRAGNPDTMDDVERNMVIGASTEVHGGNGLIATAGGIDTHIHYISPQQIETALFSGVTTMIGGGTGPADGTNATTVTPGKWFIEKMLQAADDFPMNLGFFGKGNCSTEAPIAEQVEAGALGVKIHEDWGATPAVIDAALKVADKYDVQVAIHTDTLNEAGFLEDTINAINGRVIHTFHTEGAGGGHAPDIIKAAMYPNVLPASTNPTRPYTVNTIDEHLDMLMVCHHLSKSIPEDVAFADSRIRPETIAAEDILHDMGVFSIMSSDSQAMGRVGEVVTRTWQTADKMKKQRGYLEEDSNKQSDNFRAKRYVAKYTINPAIAHGIAHYVGSVEPGKMADVVLWKPALFGAKPEMIIKGGMIIASKMGDPNASIPTPQPIIMRTMFGAHARAMHKTCATFVSKVSLEKGIVAEYGLQKMILPVSGCRNISKKDLIHNDKTPEITVNPENYEVRVDGQHITCEPVATVPLAQRYFLF from the coding sequence ATGAGCCTGAAAATAGACAGAGAGAGATACGTCAATATGTACGGCCCTACCGTAGGTGACAAAGTACGTTTAGGCGACACCGATATTATCGTAGAGATAGAAAAGGATTTTAACCGTTATGGTGATGAGAGCAAATTCGGCGGCGGCAAAACCGTACGCGACGGCATGGCCCAGTCCAGCACCGCTACCCGCGACCAGGGTGTGCTCGACCTGGTCATCACCAACGTGATCCTCATCGACCACTGGGGCATCGTAAAAGGTGACCTGGGCATCAAAGACGGCAAAATCGTAGGATTCGGCCGCGCCGGTAACCCCGATACTATGGACGATGTAGAACGTAACATGGTGATCGGTGCCTCCACCGAAGTACATGGTGGCAACGGCCTCATCGCCACCGCCGGCGGTATAGACACCCATATCCACTACATCAGCCCGCAACAGATAGAAACAGCCCTCTTCAGCGGCGTTACCACCATGATCGGCGGCGGTACCGGTCCGGCTGATGGAACCAACGCTACCACCGTCACTCCCGGTAAATGGTTTATCGAAAAGATGCTGCAGGCAGCAGATGATTTCCCGATGAACCTCGGCTTCTTCGGCAAAGGCAATTGCTCTACCGAAGCTCCTATCGCAGAACAGGTGGAAGCCGGTGCCCTGGGCGTAAAAATACACGAAGACTGGGGCGCTACCCCTGCCGTTATCGATGCAGCCCTTAAAGTGGCCGATAAATACGACGTACAGGTAGCCATCCATACTGATACACTCAATGAAGCCGGTTTCCTGGAAGACACCATCAACGCTATCAACGGCAGGGTAATCCATACCTTCCATACGGAAGGCGCCGGTGGCGGCCACGCTCCCGACATCATCAAAGCAGCCATGTATCCCAATGTACTGCCTGCTTCCACTAACCCAACCAGGCCGTATACTGTCAATACCATCGATGAACACCTGGACATGCTGATGGTATGCCATCACCTGAGCAAAAGCATCCCGGAAGACGTGGCCTTCGCGGATTCCCGCATCCGCCCGGAAACCATTGCTGCAGAAGATATCCTGCACGATATGGGTGTGTTCAGCATCATGAGCTCCGACTCTCAGGCCATGGGACGTGTAGGCGAGGTCGTTACCCGCACCTGGCAAACCGCCGACAAGATGAAAAAACAACGTGGCTACCTGGAAGAAGACAGCAACAAACAAAGCGATAACTTCCGCGCCAAACGTTACGTAGCCAAATATACCATCAACCCGGCCATCGCACATGGCATCGCACATTATGTAGGTTCCGTTGAACCCGGCAAAATGGCTGATGTTGTGCTGTGGAAACCTGCGCTGTTCGGAGCCAAACCGGAAATGATCATCAAAGGTGGTATGATCATCGCCAGCAAAATGGGTGATCCCAATGCCTCTATTCCTACACCACAACCTATCATCATGCGCACCATGTTTGGCGCTCATGCCCGGGCCATGCATAAAACCTGCGCCACCTTCGTATCAAAGGTTTCGCTGGAAAAAGGCATCGTGGCGGAATATGGTCTGCAGAAAATGATCCTCCCCGTTTCAGGCTGCCGTAACATCTCCAAAAAAGATCTCATACACAACGACAAAACACCGGAGATCACCGTGAATCCCGAAAACTACGAAGTACGGGTAGACGGACAGCACATCACCTGTGAACCGGTAGCAACGGTGCCACTGGCACAACGTTACTTCCTGTTTTAA
- the ureA gene encoding urease subunit gamma: protein MHLTPRETEKLLLHLAGELAAKRKARGLKLNYPEAIAFISSELLEGARDGKSVAELMHHGATILTREDVMEGIPEMIHDVQIEATFPDGTKLVTVHNPIR from the coding sequence ATGCATTTAACTCCGCGAGAAACGGAAAAGCTGTTGTTGCACCTGGCTGGTGAGCTGGCAGCCAAACGCAAAGCACGTGGCCTCAAACTCAACTATCCAGAAGCGATCGCCTTCATCAGCAGCGAACTGCTGGAAGGCGCCAGGGACGGCAAATCGGTGGCAGAACTGATGCACCACGGTGCCACTATCCTTACCCGGGAAGATGTAATGGAAGGAATACCCGAGATGATCCATGACGTACAGATCGAAGCCACCTTCCCGGATGGAACCAAACTGGTCACTGTCCACAACCCTATCCGTTAA
- a CDS encoding AraC family transcriptional regulator produces the protein MKSSVKLFTNFEYKKSFLPGVSRQVLFNDAKLQVYRIENYLRNIVIPVPPYRTSFNFLLFVTKGTIVQQLEISPIKLEANSVLLIKQGSITATLEISPDATGFFIVYENEIVNGLSLNNSLLNFFFTAPFVSLPAKAVKWLAHLSALLEEELSMINGSMEICIPLFRALLNKILLQENQHPVPLNRSLEISLLFREKVQRHHLREKTVEYYARQLNISENYLNKCVKEATGKPPKQWINEISILHSQILLRDPARDIAGIAAELNYQSASYFTRLFKQVTGLSPSAYRKKIKVN, from the coding sequence ATGAAATCATCGGTTAAACTATTTACCAATTTCGAATATAAAAAGTCTTTCCTTCCCGGCGTATCCAGGCAGGTGCTGTTCAACGATGCCAAACTACAGGTATACCGCATCGAAAACTACCTGCGCAACATTGTGATACCAGTGCCACCCTACCGCACCTCCTTCAACTTTCTCCTGTTTGTCACCAAAGGCACCATTGTGCAACAGCTGGAAATATCTCCCATTAAACTGGAAGCCAATTCCGTACTGCTGATCAAACAGGGCAGCATCACCGCTACATTGGAAATATCACCCGATGCTACCGGCTTCTTCATCGTCTATGAAAATGAAATCGTCAACGGGCTGTCACTCAATAACAGTCTGCTGAATTTTTTCTTCACCGCACCCTTTGTGTCCCTTCCTGCCAAAGCGGTTAAATGGCTGGCCCATCTCAGTGCGCTGCTGGAAGAAGAACTGAGCATGATCAATGGCTCTATGGAAATATGTATACCACTTTTCAGGGCACTGCTGAATAAAATACTGTTGCAGGAAAACCAGCATCCGGTGCCGCTCAACCGAAGCCTGGAGATATCCCTGCTTTTCAGGGAAAAGGTACAACGTCATCATCTCCGTGAAAAAACAGTGGAATACTACGCACGGCAACTCAACATCTCCGAAAACTATCTTAATAAATGTGTGAAGGAAGCTACGGGCAAACCACCCAAACAATGGATCAATGAAATCAGTATCCTCCACAGTCAGATCCTGTTGAGAGACCCGGCAAGAGACATTGCCGGCATTGCAGCAGAACTCAATTATCAGTCAGCCTCCTATTTCACCCGTCTCTTCAAACAGGTGACAGGCCTCTCTCCTTCTGCCTACCGGAAAAAAATAAAAGTGAACTAA
- a CDS encoding sulfatase yields the protein MKPIQLSRWGCICLIVCSISSMAQPSPVNAKPNIIVFLVDDMGWEDTSVPFWEQLTDRNKRFRTPNMERLAREGVKFTNAYATPVCTPSRVSMITGMNAAHHGVTNWTSPRKDVNADAADVALDTAPWNWNGFSPVQGVPHTVYATPLPALLKTAGYYTIHAGKAHWGAMGTPGANPYNMGFLVNIAGHAAGHPQSYLSEENYGNMPGKATAQAVPDLEEYYGSGNFLTEALTREALKALDEPVKRQQPFYLYLAHYAVHVPLQADKKYIQHYQDMGLDEAEARYASLIEGMDASLGEVMDYLAARKIADNTIIMFMSDNGGLSLAPPRGGTPHTQNLPLRAGKGSVYEGGIREPMLVKWPGVTKAGSTVSQYVMIEDFFPTILEMAGMQLYDAVQTVDGKSFVSLLKNPGQTDSLRTLIWHYPNKWIAEGGPGINYRSALRQGRWKLVYDQQQGHTELYDLVADIGEKQDLSAVYPKKTSALLSLLSEQLQRWNAPMPVLKASGKTLPWPGK from the coding sequence ATGAAACCAATACAACTTTCACGCTGGGGTTGTATATGCCTGATCGTTTGCAGTATCAGCAGCATGGCGCAGCCCAGCCCCGTGAACGCCAAACCTAACATTATTGTCTTCCTGGTAGATGATATGGGCTGGGAAGACACTTCGGTACCTTTCTGGGAGCAGCTAACGGACAGGAATAAACGTTTCCGTACACCTAATATGGAGCGGCTGGCCAGGGAAGGTGTGAAGTTTACCAATGCCTATGCCACACCGGTGTGTACGCCTTCCAGGGTGAGTATGATCACCGGAATGAATGCAGCGCATCATGGAGTTACCAACTGGACTTCTCCCCGCAAGGATGTAAACGCCGATGCAGCCGATGTCGCGCTGGACACCGCTCCATGGAACTGGAACGGCTTCAGTCCGGTACAGGGAGTGCCGCATACCGTATATGCCACACCGTTACCCGCTCTTCTGAAAACAGCCGGATATTACACCATTCATGCAGGCAAAGCGCATTGGGGCGCAATGGGCACTCCGGGCGCCAATCCTTACAACATGGGTTTTCTGGTGAATATAGCAGGCCATGCTGCCGGTCATCCGCAGAGTTACCTGTCGGAAGAAAACTACGGCAATATGCCCGGCAAAGCCACAGCGCAGGCGGTGCCCGACCTGGAAGAGTATTATGGTAGCGGCAATTTCCTAACGGAAGCGCTTACACGGGAAGCGCTGAAAGCACTGGATGAGCCGGTGAAACGGCAGCAGCCTTTTTATCTCTACCTGGCGCATTACGCGGTACACGTGCCATTGCAGGCCGACAAAAAATATATTCAGCATTATCAGGATATGGGCCTGGACGAGGCCGAAGCCAGGTATGCTTCCCTGATTGAAGGCATGGATGCCAGCCTGGGAGAAGTGATGGACTACCTTGCTGCCAGAAAAATAGCAGACAACACCATCATTATGTTCATGAGCGATAACGGTGGTTTGAGTCTGGCACCGCCGCGCGGCGGCACACCGCATACGCAGAACCTGCCGCTGCGGGCCGGTAAAGGATCGGTATATGAAGGTGGTATCCGCGAGCCGATGCTGGTAAAATGGCCGGGCGTGACAAAGGCCGGCAGTACAGTATCGCAGTATGTAATGATAGAAGATTTTTTTCCTACCATCCTGGAGATGGCAGGCATGCAGTTGTATGATGCCGTGCAGACGGTAGACGGAAAAAGTTTTGTATCACTGTTAAAGAATCCGGGGCAAACGGATTCCCTGCGAACACTGATATGGCATTATCCTAATAAGTGGATTGCAGAGGGTGGACCTGGTATCAACTACAGAAGCGCCTTACGGCAAGGCCGCTGGAAACTGGTATACGACCAGCAACAAGGACATACAGAACTGTATGATCTGGTAGCGGATATCGGCGAAAAGCAAGACCTGTCGGCCGTTTACCCGAAAAAGACAAGTGCATTGTTATCGTTGTTGTCTGAGCAGTTGCAGCGTTGGAATGCACCGATGCCGGTGCTGAAAGCGAGTGGGAAAACTCTGCCATGGCCGGGAAAGTAA